In a genomic window of Nitrospirota bacterium:
- a CDS encoding OmpA family protein — translation MDNLPDTMPANASYRRLIEKSKSSVDSDSNWLITLSDLLSLLLVFFMMFFVMTKNTKRPGPVDPGKAQSLNNTAAMLPQPTDAVRERIKDEVTTKINNLSLSNDVSVQAVDKEIIITMKEKVSFSPGEAVILKRSETILDNIASIIEQYPAFLVEIEGHTDNVPIKTPLYPSNWELSVGRSTSVLKYFINRHGIDPSRLSIKGNADQHAIVPNDTPENRAQNRRVEIRLKEKEA, via the coding sequence ATGGACAATCTGCCTGATACGATGCCGGCAAATGCCTCATACCGGAGGCTTATCGAAAAATCAAAGTCATCGGTAGACAGCGACAGCAACTGGCTCATTACCCTCAGTGATTTGCTGTCTCTTCTGCTGGTCTTTTTTATGATGTTTTTTGTTATGACAAAAAACACAAAACGGCCGGGACCAGTTGATCCGGGGAAAGCCCAAAGCCTCAACAATACGGCTGCTATGCTGCCTCAGCCAACCGACGCGGTAAGGGAAAGGATAAAAGATGAAGTGACCACCAAAATCAACAATCTTTCCCTGAGCAATGATGTTTCGGTGCAGGCGGTCGATAAAGAGATCATAATCACCATGAAGGAAAAAGTAAGTTTCAGTCCCGGCGAGGCGGTGATACTGAAACGCTCGGAAACCATCCTCGATAATATCGCATCCATTATAGAGCAATATCCTGCGTTCCTGGTCGAAATAGAAGGACATACCGACAATGTGCCGATCAAAACGCCGCTGTATCCTTCAAACTGGGAACTCTCTGTCGGAAGGTCAACAAGTGTTTTGAAATATTTTATCAACAGGCACGGGATTGACCCCTCCAGGTTGTCGATTAAGGGAAATGCAGACCAGCATGCCATCGTTCCCAATGACACCCCCGAAAACAGGGCGCAAAACAGAAGGGTTGAGATCAGACTCAAAGAAAAGGAAGCATAG